The Brasilonema sennae CENA114 genome includes a region encoding these proteins:
- a CDS encoding GNAT family N-acetyltransferase produces MDIRPIRREELEVFANFSEQADLNEHFLNYLRDMWDEGYVRPEWCFVAEEAGEFVGRIVYWSLPSLGKPFICDFLELPWNANYLAVGTQLLQQSLTQLQLHDSDSMEYQLDIPSPYSTYLEKRIELLEKFGFSLNRETIRFEWKDTQTQITLSNRLTFRSLNQVGEDAFIHGIMQVSSQTLDRSILHDQAKLGLEQEALERFHTSKALKYNPTWWQLAYTQDETLVGLIMPAENDGGAIIGFIGVVPEHRGQGYVNDLLQQGTLTLKSNGAVRIRSDADTVNVPMVHAFQRAGYRQFASRREYRYSMK; encoded by the coding sequence ATGGATATTCGCCCTATTCGCCGCGAGGAACTGGAAGTCTTCGCTAATTTCAGTGAACAAGCTGATCTAAACGAGCATTTTCTCAATTATTTGAGAGATATGTGGGATGAAGGCTACGTTCGCCCGGAGTGGTGCTTTGTCGCTGAAGAAGCAGGAGAGTTCGTCGGGCGTATTGTTTACTGGAGTTTACCATCACTCGGCAAGCCTTTCATTTGTGATTTTTTGGAACTCCCTTGGAACGCCAACTATCTTGCAGTCGGCACACAGCTTTTACAACAAAGCTTGACACAGTTGCAGCTTCATGATAGTGACAGTATGGAGTATCAACTCGATATTCCATCACCCTACTCCACATACCTTGAGAAACGAATTGAGCTGTTGGAAAAGTTTGGATTCTCTCTAAATAGAGAAACGATTCGCTTTGAGTGGAAAGATACTCAGACTCAGATAACGCTATCAAATCGGCTGACTTTCCGTTCGCTTAATCAGGTTGGTGAAGATGCTTTCATTCACGGCATCATGCAAGTGTCGTCACAAACTCTGGATCGTTCCATCTTGCATGACCAGGCTAAACTAGGTTTAGAGCAAGAAGCACTGGAACGCTTTCATACGTCGAAGGCTCTCAAGTACAACCCGACGTGGTGGCAACTAGCTTACACCCAGGACGAAACTCTTGTAGGTTTAATTATGCCAGCAGAAAACGACGGTGGAGCTATCATTGGGTTTATTGGTGTAGTTCCAGAACACCGGGGACAAGGCTACGTCAATGATTTGCTACAGCAGGGAACTCTCACCCTTAAGTCCAACGGTGCTGTACGCATCCGTAGCGACGCCGACACTGTGAATGTACCAATGGTTCACGCCTTTCAACGTGCTGGATATAGACAGTTTGCCTCAAGACGAGAATACCGCTATTCGATGAAGTAA
- a CDS encoding thermonuclease family protein, with translation MKQALIWLCAATLIFGLMSCDRIFPSGDLVQKVSDGDTIAVKDAKGSKINVRFACVDAPEIPHSKKEKQSKSSVFLNQFDWGAKAQERVQQLVNQGGDRVKLNITDSDRYGRKVAEIRLPNGTFIQEVLVREGLALVYRPYLNKCPSRNIIEQAEVQAQNSRRGVWSDAKFVKPWEYRSLYK, from the coding sequence ATGAAACAGGCGTTGATTTGGCTTTGTGCAGCTACCCTCATTTTTGGTTTAATGAGCTGTGATCGCATTTTTCCCTCTGGTGACTTAGTGCAAAAAGTCAGTGATGGCGATACTATCGCCGTGAAAGACGCCAAGGGGAGCAAAATCAATGTGCGGTTTGCATGTGTGGATGCACCGGAAATCCCGCACTCTAAGAAAGAAAAGCAAAGTAAAAGTTCTGTTTTTCTCAACCAATTTGATTGGGGAGCAAAGGCGCAAGAACGAGTGCAGCAACTGGTGAATCAAGGAGGCGATCGCGTCAAACTAAATATTACCGATAGCGACAGGTACGGACGCAAAGTCGCTGAAATTCGTTTGCCCAATGGGACTTTTATCCAAGAAGTATTAGTACGAGAAGGATTAGCGCTTGTTTACCGTCCTTATTTAAATAAGTGTCCCAGCAGAAATATCATTGAACAAGCTGAAGTTCAGGCGCAAAATAGTCGGCGAGGAGTCTGGAGTGATGCGAAATTTGTCAAGCCTTGGGAATACAGGAGTTTATACAAATAA
- a CDS encoding MFS transporter: MFPTEPAAVNKGFTAILKNRGFMLLWIGQLVSQLADKVFLVLIIALLENYPAPAGLAQNSKYSTLMVAFTVPAVLFGSAGGIFVDRFPKKLIMVGSDIVRGLLTLCIPFLPREFVILLIVTFAISTVTQFFAPAEQAAIPQLVKKENLMAANALFSSTMMGALIVGFAVGEPILSWAKNSIGARYGQELIVAGLYLLSAGVMQPINFRDKVSFDNNQPAINAWADFKEGLRYLKKNRLVLNAMLQLTTLYCVFAALTVLAIRLATKFGLEEKQFGFFLAAAGIGMVLGAAILGNWGEKVQRKPLPLIGFLIMALVLGVFSFTNNLLLALALCALLGIGAAFIGVPMQTLIQQQTPPTMHGKVFGFQNHAVNIALSVPLAITGPLTDALGSHGLRIVLVGMSIVVMIVGVWAWQNSRRVLRDIFLK; encoded by the coding sequence ATGTTTCCAACTGAACCTGCTGCTGTTAATAAAGGGTTTACTGCGATTCTCAAAAACCGTGGTTTTATGCTGCTGTGGATTGGGCAATTGGTATCCCAATTAGCAGATAAAGTCTTTCTTGTTTTGATAATTGCTCTGCTTGAGAACTACCCAGCCCCTGCTGGATTAGCGCAAAACTCAAAGTACTCGACGTTGATGGTGGCGTTTACAGTACCAGCAGTCTTATTTGGTTCTGCGGGTGGTATCTTTGTTGACCGCTTCCCAAAAAAACTCATTATGGTTGGCTCTGATATCGTGCGCGGGCTATTAACGCTGTGTATTCCTTTTTTGCCACGAGAGTTTGTTATTCTGCTGATCGTAACTTTTGCCATCTCCACTGTGACGCAGTTTTTTGCACCCGCTGAGCAAGCTGCTATTCCGCAGTTGGTTAAAAAAGAAAATTTGATGGCAGCCAATGCGCTGTTTAGCAGCACAATGATGGGAGCTTTAATTGTTGGCTTTGCTGTGGGGGAGCCAATCTTAAGTTGGGCGAAAAACTCAATAGGAGCAAGATATGGTCAAGAACTGATCGTAGCAGGATTGTACCTGTTGTCTGCGGGCGTCATGCAACCCATTAATTTTAGAGACAAGGTATCTTTTGACAACAATCAACCAGCCATCAATGCTTGGGCTGACTTTAAAGAGGGTTTGCGTTATCTCAAGAAAAACCGTCTTGTGTTGAATGCTATGCTGCAACTGACGACATTATACTGTGTGTTTGCAGCATTAACAGTACTGGCTATCAGATTAGCAACAAAGTTTGGCTTAGAAGAAAAACAATTTGGCTTTTTCTTGGCAGCAGCTGGGATAGGTATGGTTTTAGGAGCAGCGATTTTAGGTAACTGGGGTGAAAAAGTTCAGCGCAAGCCCTTACCCCTAATTGGGTTTTTAATTATGGCGCTGGTTTTAGGAGTATTCAGTTTTACTAACAACTTGCTCTTAGCTTTAGCACTTTGTGCATTGTTGGGTATAGGCGCGGCTTTCATTGGGGTACCAATGCAAACTCTGATTCAACAACAAACACCACCCACAATGCATGGTAAAGTGTTTGGGTTTCAAAATCATGCCGTGAACATAGCCCTCTCAGTACCACTGGCAATCACTGGTCCACTCACTGATGCTCTTGGGTCGCATGGGTTAAGAATTGTGCTTGTGGGAATGAGTATTGTCGTGATGATTGTAGGCGTTTGGGCTTGGCAAAACAGTCGTCGAGTATTGCGAGACATTTTTCTAAAATGA
- a CDS encoding ferrochelatase produces MVATPEKLDSTHERSPSQQRVAVLLMGYGEVESYEDFANYNEQALNLLTAKFAPVPTWVYPPLAKLLALFDRHEWGHQHHDFISPHNAIFEKQRAGIEKDLQAKWGEGVQVFKAFNFCAPFLPKQVLAEIKNQGFDKILIYPLLVVDSIFTSGIAIEQVNNALSEIAEGDEHWVKGLRYIPSFYNEPAYIDLMAHLVEEKITADLASAYLPSQIGIVLMNHGCPHKAKGFTSGITESQILYDLVRDKLIYRYPLISVGWLNHDTPLIEWTLPNAQQAAKNLIQLGAKAIVFMPIGFATENHETLLDVHHIIHALEKKHSDVNYVQMPCVNDDPEFLYMAAQWANAHINELLSEETVAINPQLSVAHHHHHHH; encoded by the coding sequence GTGGTTGCTACACCAGAAAAACTAGATTCAACGCATGAGCGATCGCCCAGTCAACAACGAGTAGCAGTATTACTCATGGGTTACGGTGAAGTCGAAAGCTACGAAGATTTCGCTAACTATAATGAACAAGCCTTAAATCTCCTGACAGCAAAATTTGCACCCGTCCCTACTTGGGTGTATCCTCCCTTGGCAAAGCTTTTGGCATTATTTGACCGTCATGAGTGGGGACATCAGCACCATGATTTTATTTCCCCACACAACGCTATTTTTGAAAAACAACGTGCTGGCATTGAAAAAGACCTACAAGCCAAGTGGGGTGAAGGTGTTCAAGTTTTTAAAGCCTTCAACTTTTGCGCTCCCTTCCTACCCAAACAAGTCCTGGCAGAAATCAAAAATCAAGGTTTTGACAAAATACTCATCTACCCACTGCTTGTTGTAGATTCCATCTTCACCAGCGGTATTGCTATAGAACAAGTCAACAACGCTTTATCCGAGATAGCAGAGGGTGATGAGCATTGGGTGAAAGGACTGCGCTACATCCCCTCGTTCTACAATGAACCAGCTTACATCGACTTGATGGCGCATCTAGTCGAAGAGAAAATTACAGCTGACTTAGCCAGTGCTTACCTACCTTCTCAAATTGGCATTGTGCTGATGAACCACGGTTGTCCCCATAAAGCCAAAGGATTCACCTCTGGGATTACCGAAAGTCAGATACTCTACGACTTAGTCCGCGACAAGTTAATCTACCGCTACCCTCTGATTTCTGTCGGATGGCTCAACCATGACACACCCTTGATTGAATGGACGCTGCCAAATGCTCAACAAGCAGCAAAAAACCTGATTCAATTAGGTGCCAAAGCAATTGTATTTATGCCGATTGGTTTTGCGACAGAAAACCATGAAACTCTACTGGATGTACACCACATCATTCATGCCTTAGAGAAAAAGCATTCTGATGTAAACTACGTGCAGATGCCTTGCGTTAACGACGATCCTGAGTTCTTATACATGGCAGCCCAGTGGGCAAATGCTCATATTAACGAGTTGTTGTCAGAAGAAACTGTGGCAATTAATCCGCAGTTATCCGTTGCACATCATCATCACCATCATCATTAA
- a CDS encoding DUF3536 domain-containing protein: MTSAAELPASAGSNLTPPENIKNTQMPDPLRQATGVYVTVHGHFYQPPRENPYLDAIERQSGAAPFHDWNERIHHECYRPNAFARVFNERGEVVGIVNNYEYLSFNIGPTLMSWLERHDVEVYQRILEADAKSCYRLNGHGNAIAQVYNHIIMPLANERDKYTQIRWGKEDFRSRFGRDPEGMWLAETAVDYPTLKALVDEGIRFIVLAPSQAQRCRLLPTQDNPNPEWYEVGGSQIDPTRPYRCFLKETDELEVEAGSDNSSVQSRPYIDIFFYDGPISRDMGFSEVLFNSNHLAGRIGSAVRGDHRPAQLISVATDGETFGHHKAGTEKTLAYAFKKEFPHWGWTVTNFAHYLSLNTPTWEVEIKSVTAWSCAHGVDRWQDDCGCGGGGTWHQKWRRPLRDALNWLRDQLISVYEEHGRHFFIDPWQARDEYIQVIGDRSPENVSRFLLRHQTRKLTASEQVDALRLLEMQRHALLMFTSCGWFFEELSRPEGTQILRYAARALELAGDVSGVQLEKGFLKHLNQAPSNVDSFKHGGEVYRQLVLTAQVGFKQVAAQYAITSLFTNHKPVETPHTASSQNGQNGSIKHSHLHKKRVYCYTANELDYQLQRMGSLTLAVGNLNLVSEITWESEHLVFAVLHLGGWDFHCCIQPFEGRLAYTELKEKLFGALQEGSAAHTILAMTQFFGEESFSLRNLFAEERHRLMHLLSQETLSRLDQLYTQEYRENYGVLMAFHRDEVQAPQELQVAAEIALGYRFLITLRSLDQDIAEPQSSWNHIVELEAIATEAKHLHCHLNIREGKQILEQLILRSLWQFLHDPSGTFDADLQRLERLIDVANQLNLGISLERSQELYFSCLHSQIVPRFMAKTAQSQDSVQYRQLLKLGQKLGVEVSTWLTQLG; encoded by the coding sequence ATGACTTCTGCTGCTGAACTACCAGCTAGTGCTGGTTCAAATTTGACGCCACCTGAAAATATCAAAAACACCCAAATGCCCGATCCCCTGAGACAGGCTACTGGTGTTTACGTCACGGTTCATGGCCATTTTTATCAACCACCACGCGAAAACCCTTATCTAGACGCGATTGAACGCCAATCTGGTGCAGCGCCTTTCCATGATTGGAACGAACGAATTCACCATGAATGTTATCGCCCCAATGCCTTTGCCAGAGTGTTCAATGAGCGCGGCGAAGTGGTGGGGATCGTAAATAATTATGAGTATTTGAGCTTTAATATAGGACCAACGCTGATGTCGTGGCTAGAACGCCACGATGTAGAGGTTTATCAGCGAATTTTGGAAGCAGACGCTAAAAGTTGCTATCGCCTCAACGGACATGGCAATGCGATCGCGCAAGTATATAACCACATCATCATGCCTCTGGCAAATGAGCGTGATAAATACACCCAGATTCGCTGGGGCAAAGAAGACTTCCGCTCCCGCTTTGGACGTGATCCCGAAGGAATGTGGCTGGCAGAGACTGCTGTAGACTACCCCACATTGAAAGCTTTAGTTGATGAGGGGATTCGCTTTATTGTGCTTGCACCATCACAAGCACAACGTTGTCGTCTTTTGCCCACCCAGGATAATCCCAACCCTGAATGGTACGAAGTTGGTGGGAGTCAGATTGATCCCACACGCCCCTATCGTTGCTTTTTGAAAGAGACTGACGAATTAGAAGTAGAGGCAGGATCAGATAACTCATCTGTTCAATCGCGCCCCTATATCGATATCTTCTTCTACGATGGTCCGATCTCGCGGGATATGGGCTTTAGTGAGGTTCTGTTCAATTCCAATCATTTAGCTGGACGCATCGGTTCAGCTGTGCGTGGGGATCATCGTCCTGCACAGTTAATTTCTGTCGCCACAGATGGGGAAACCTTTGGACATCACAAGGCAGGAACCGAAAAAACATTAGCCTACGCCTTTAAAAAAGAGTTTCCCCATTGGGGTTGGACAGTCACCAACTTTGCCCACTACCTCAGCTTAAATACTCCCACATGGGAAGTGGAAATTAAGTCAGTCACAGCATGGAGTTGCGCTCACGGCGTTGATAGATGGCAAGATGATTGTGGTTGCGGTGGTGGCGGTACATGGCACCAAAAATGGCGTCGCCCCTTACGAGATGCATTGAATTGGCTGCGGGATCAACTGATTTCAGTGTATGAAGAGCATGGCAGACACTTTTTCATTGATCCCTGGCAGGCACGAGATGAATATATCCAAGTGATAGGCGATCGCTCTCCAGAAAACGTGAGTCGGTTCCTGTTGCGTCACCAAACTCGTAAACTCACAGCCAGTGAACAAGTAGACGCCCTGCGCCTATTGGAAATGCAACGTCATGCTTTGCTGATGTTCACCAGTTGTGGGTGGTTTTTTGAAGAACTTTCGCGTCCAGAAGGAACGCAAATTCTGCGTTACGCGGCGCGTGCTTTGGAACTCGCAGGGGATGTCTCTGGCGTACAGTTGGAAAAAGGCTTCCTCAAACACCTAAACCAAGCACCCAGCAATGTTGATTCGTTCAAACATGGTGGTGAAGTTTATCGCCAGTTGGTGCTAACGGCTCAAGTCGGCTTTAAACAAGTTGCTGCCCAATACGCCATAACCTCACTCTTTACCAATCACAAACCTGTAGAGACGCCCCATACAGCGTCTTCACAAAATGGGCAGAATGGTTCGATCAAGCATTCTCATCTACATAAAAAGCGGGTTTATTGCTACACCGCCAACGAACTCGATTACCAATTGCAACGGATGGGATCATTGACTCTGGCTGTGGGAAATTTGAACCTCGTCTCAGAGATTACCTGGGAAAGCGAACATTTAGTTTTTGCTGTTCTGCATCTTGGTGGTTGGGATTTCCATTGTTGCATTCAACCCTTCGAGGGACGATTGGCTTACACTGAGTTAAAAGAAAAGCTGTTTGGGGCGCTGCAAGAAGGTAGTGCAGCTCATACAATCTTGGCGATGACGCAGTTCTTTGGTGAAGAGTCTTTCAGCTTGCGCAATCTTTTTGCAGAAGAACGCCATCGACTCATGCATCTGTTGAGTCAAGAAACTTTGTCACGATTAGACCAACTTTATACCCAAGAGTATCGTGAGAATTACGGTGTTTTGATGGCATTCCACCGTGATGAAGTCCAAGCACCGCAAGAGTTGCAGGTAGCAGCAGAAATAGCTTTGGGATATCGATTTTTGATAACTTTACGCTCACTTGATCAAGACATTGCTGAACCGCAATCAAGTTGGAATCACATCGTCGAGTTAGAGGCGATCGCCACAGAAGCCAAGCACCTGCATTGTCATCTAAATATTCGCGAAGGTAAGCAGATATTAGAGCAGTTAATATTGCGTTCTCTGTGGCAATTCTTGCACGATCCCAGCGGGACTTTTGATGCAGATTTGCAACGGCTAGAACGATTAATTGATGTGGCAAATCAGTTAAATCTTGGTATCTCTCTTGAGCGCTCTCAAGAACTATACTTCAGTTGTTTGCACAGTCAGATTGTGCCACGCTTTATGGCTAAAACTGCTCAAAGTCAGGATAGCGTTCAGTACCGTCAGTTGTTGAAGCTGGGGCAAAAATTAGGGGTAGAAGTGAGTACTTGGTTAACTCAGTTGGGCTAA
- the ilvB gene encoding biosynthetic-type acetolactate synthase large subunit encodes MTVRSPSQISLPQTENQSISNILISPVVTPRRASGGFALLDSLQRHGVEYIFGYPGGAILPIYDDLYKVEAAGGEIKHILVRHEQGAAHAADGYARATGKVGVCFGTSGPGATNLVTGIATAYMDSIPMVIVTGQVSRAVIGTDAFQETDIYGITLPIVKHSYVVRDVKDMARIVAEAFHIASTGRPGPVLIDVPKDVALEEFDYVPVEPGKVKLPGYRPTVKGNPRQVCAAIQLIRESRRPLLYVGGGAIASGAHEEVKQLAEMFNIPVSTTLMGIGAFDEHHPLSVGMLGMHGTAYANFAVTDCDLLICVGARFDDRVTSKLDEFATRAKVIHIDIDPAEVGKNRVPDVPIVGDVRKVLTDLLRRCQQTGVNTIPSQTQEWLNLINRWKEEYPLEVPHHADSISPQEVIVEIGRQGPDAYYTTDVGQHQMWAAQFLNNGPRRWISSGGLGTMGFGLPAAIGAKVGVPDQEVICISGDASFQMNLQELGTAAQYGINVKTVILNNGWQGMVRQWQQAFYGERYSCSNMEVGMPDIEFLAKAYGIKGMVITSREELKDAIAEMLAHPGPVIVNVHVTRDENCYPMIAPGKSNAQMIGLPRQPQKASLEPVFCNNCGAKNLPNNNFCPECGTKL; translated from the coding sequence TTGACTGTGCGTTCGCCTTCTCAAATTAGTCTCCCACAAACCGAAAATCAGAGCATCTCCAACATTTTGATCTCGCCCGTCGTGACGCCCAGGCGTGCATCAGGTGGTTTTGCTTTGCTTGATAGTCTCCAGCGACACGGCGTTGAGTATATTTTTGGTTATCCTGGTGGTGCAATCCTGCCGATTTACGACGATCTGTACAAAGTAGAAGCTGCAGGTGGTGAGATTAAGCACATTTTGGTAAGACACGAACAAGGTGCAGCACACGCCGCCGATGGTTATGCCCGTGCTACGGGGAAGGTAGGAGTGTGCTTTGGAACTTCAGGTCCTGGGGCGACGAATCTAGTGACGGGTATCGCCACCGCCTATATGGACTCAATCCCGATGGTTATTGTCACCGGACAGGTCTCACGGGCGGTTATCGGTACGGACGCGTTCCAAGAAACTGATATTTACGGAATCACGCTACCAATCGTCAAGCACTCCTATGTGGTGCGTGACGTTAAAGATATGGCGCGAATTGTTGCTGAAGCCTTCCACATCGCTAGCACTGGACGTCCGGGACCAGTTTTGATTGATGTTCCCAAGGATGTGGCGCTTGAAGAATTTGACTACGTGCCTGTGGAACCGGGAAAAGTGAAGTTACCAGGGTATCGTCCCACGGTGAAGGGTAATCCACGGCAGGTTTGTGCAGCAATACAATTAATCCGCGAAAGTCGCCGTCCTTTGTTGTATGTGGGTGGAGGTGCGATCGCCTCTGGTGCCCACGAAGAAGTGAAACAACTGGCAGAAATGTTTAATATCCCCGTCAGCACAACGTTGATGGGTATCGGTGCTTTTGACGAACATCATCCCCTTTCTGTAGGAATGCTGGGAATGCACGGCACCGCATACGCTAACTTTGCTGTCACAGATTGTGATTTGCTGATTTGTGTTGGTGCAAGATTTGATGACCGCGTTACAAGTAAGTTGGATGAATTCGCTACCCGTGCTAAGGTCATTCACATTGATATCGATCCTGCAGAGGTAGGTAAGAACCGCGTTCCAGACGTACCTATCGTTGGTGATGTACGGAAAGTACTGACTGATTTGTTACGTCGCTGTCAGCAAACAGGTGTCAACACCATACCGAGCCAAACCCAAGAATGGCTGAACCTGATCAACCGCTGGAAGGAAGAATATCCTCTGGAGGTGCCACACCATGCTGACAGTATCTCACCGCAAGAGGTGATTGTAGAAATTGGTCGCCAAGGACCCGACGCCTATTACACAACAGATGTTGGTCAACATCAAATGTGGGCAGCACAATTCCTCAACAATGGTCCACGGCGCTGGATTTCCAGTGGTGGTTTGGGAACGATGGGTTTCGGTTTACCCGCAGCAATAGGCGCGAAGGTGGGGGTTCCGGATCAAGAAGTCATCTGTATTAGCGGTGATGCCAGTTTCCAAATGAATTTACAGGAACTGGGAACAGCCGCACAATATGGTATCAATGTCAAGACAGTTATCCTAAACAACGGCTGGCAGGGAATGGTGCGCCAATGGCAACAAGCCTTCTACGGCGAGCGTTACTCCTGCTCGAATATGGAAGTGGGAATGCCAGATATTGAGTTTTTGGCAAAGGCGTATGGCATCAAGGGCATGGTGATCACAAGCCGAGAGGAGTTGAAAGATGCGATCGCCGAAATGCTAGCACACCCTGGTCCAGTTATCGTCAATGTCCACGTGACCAGAGACGAAAACTGTTACCCAATGATCGCTCCTGGAAAGAGCAACGCTCAGATGATTGGCTTACCACGTCAGCCACAGAAAGCTTCGCTAGAGCCAGTTTTCTGCAACAACTGCGGTGCGAAAAACCTGCCGAATAATAACTTCTGCCCTGAGTGCGGTACGAAGTTGTAG
- a CDS encoding Gfo/Idh/MocA family protein: protein MTVTNGKRKIRYAVVGLGWIAQEDVLPAFAHTENSQLVALFSGDPIKRQKLGKHYGVKTYSYEEYDNYLKSGEIDAVYIALPNHLHCDYTMRAAKAGVHVLCEKPMAVTEQECEEMIRACLENKVKLMIAYRLHFDKANMLAVEIVNSGKIGNPRIFNSVFSQQVVGDNVRLKEPISNGGGSVYDMGTYCINAARYLFQDEPIEVVALSASIGEKRFEKADEMTSALVRFPGERVAIFISSFGGAPVSTFQVVGTKGDLRMDSAYSYQDELKQQVTINDETQEQSFPAGDQFAAEIIYFSDCVILDKDPEPSGEEGLADVRIIRAINQSAQTGQAVQLGEFKRQHRPNSDQVIQCPESEHPEFVNAADPSGQS from the coding sequence ATGACAGTGACAAACGGCAAGCGTAAAATTCGCTACGCGGTTGTAGGACTGGGTTGGATTGCCCAAGAAGACGTCTTACCTGCTTTTGCTCACACCGAAAATTCACAACTGGTTGCCTTGTTTTCAGGAGATCCAATCAAGCGTCAAAAACTTGGCAAGCATTATGGAGTAAAAACTTACTCTTACGAAGAGTATGACAACTACCTTAAAAGTGGTGAAATAGATGCAGTTTACATCGCCTTGCCTAACCATCTCCACTGTGATTATACTATGCGTGCAGCAAAAGCTGGTGTTCACGTGCTTTGCGAAAAGCCAATGGCTGTGACAGAACAAGAGTGTGAGGAGATGATTCGCGCTTGCCTTGAAAACAAGGTAAAACTAATGATTGCCTACCGTCTGCATTTTGATAAAGCAAACATGCTGGCAGTAGAAATTGTTAATTCAGGCAAAATTGGTAACCCCCGCATCTTTAACTCCGTATTTTCTCAACAAGTTGTTGGAGATAACGTGCGGTTAAAAGAACCAATCTCCAATGGTGGTGGTTCCGTTTACGACATGGGGACATACTGCATCAATGCTGCCCGCTATCTATTTCAAGATGAACCTATTGAAGTTGTTGCCCTAAGCGCAAGCATTGGAGAAAAGCGTTTTGAGAAAGCCGACGAAATGACCAGCGCCCTAGTGCGTTTTCCTGGAGAGAGAGTGGCAATATTTATCTCTAGCTTTGGCGGGGCACCAGTTTCTACTTTTCAGGTTGTAGGTACAAAAGGCGACTTGCGGATGGATTCTGCATACTCTTATCAAGACGAATTGAAGCAACAAGTTACCATCAATGATGAAACGCAGGAACAATCTTTTCCTGCTGGAGACCAGTTTGCAGCAGAAATTATTTACTTTTCAGATTGCGTGATCCTAGATAAAGATCCAGAACCTTCTGGAGAAGAAGGGTTAGCTGATGTTCGCATTATTCGTGCAATCAATCAATCAGCACAAACAGGTCAGGCTGTGCAATTGGGTGAATTCAAGCGACAACACAGACCAAACTCAGACCAAGTCATTCAGTGTCCAGAGAGTGAACACCCAGAATTTGTTAACGCAGCAGACCCCTCAGGTCAGTCGTAA
- a CDS encoding MOSC domain-containing protein, whose translation MSPYLEAISIYPIKSLDKIDVNLARILESGALEHDREFALFDEQGHFVNAKRNAKIHLLRSTFDPNLKTLSLHIQGTDQKAIFHLHDQQPSLEAWLSDYFGFPVKLMQNTITGFPDDLNAKGPTVVSTATLEEVASWFPNMSVDEMRLRMRANIEIGGVPAFWEDQLFTEAGKYVHFQIGEVLFEGVNPCQRCVVPSRDSQTGKVTTHFQKVFVAKRKDSLPSWTTSTRFNHFYKLSVNTNIPASEAGKILHQGDEVKILSVSQSNVRIAD comes from the coding sequence ATGTCACCTTACCTGGAAGCCATTTCTATTTACCCAATTAAATCTCTCGACAAGATTGATGTCAATTTAGCAAGAATTCTTGAGAGTGGCGCACTTGAGCATGATCGAGAGTTTGCCTTATTTGATGAACAAGGTCATTTTGTCAATGCAAAGCGCAATGCCAAGATTCACTTGCTGCGATCAACGTTTGATCCTAACTTAAAAACACTCTCCCTACACATTCAGGGAACTGACCAAAAAGCTATTTTTCACCTTCATGATCAGCAACCCTCTCTAGAAGCCTGGTTAAGTGATTATTTTGGTTTTCCAGTTAAGTTAATGCAAAACACAATAACTGGTTTTCCAGATGATCTTAATGCTAAAGGACCCACCGTGGTTAGTACAGCCACACTTGAAGAAGTCGCTTCCTGGTTTCCTAATATGAGTGTTGATGAAATGCGACTCCGTATGCGAGCGAATATAGAAATTGGTGGAGTTCCAGCGTTTTGGGAAGATCAATTATTTACTGAAGCAGGAAAGTACGTTCACTTTCAAATAGGAGAAGTCTTGTTTGAGGGAGTGAATCCTTGTCAGCGTTGCGTCGTTCCCTCACGAGATTCTCAAACAGGAAAGGTGACAACTCATTTTCAGAAAGTGTTTGTGGCTAAGCGCAAAGATTCTCTACCATCTTGGACAACGTCAACCCGTTTCAATCATTTCTACAAGTTAAGCGTGAATACAAATATACCTGCATCAGAAGCAGGAAAAATACTACATCAAGGAGATGAGGTCAAAATTCTGAGTGTCAGCCAAAGCAACGTAAGGATAGCGGATTGA